TGAGTGCAGTATGACGGCGATGTGCGCCGTTGTCGAAAATCAGGATATTGCCGTTAGGTAATTCGTTAGGGAAGTGTTGCTGTGCTAGTACGTCATCACCTAGCGTCCAGATGATCTTTCCTGTTTGGCGATCGACGATCGCAACTGTGGAGATGTTGCGAAAGCTCACTATAATATTGCCATCGGCGAGTTCGCCCACAGTATTACCATGAGTCCATTCGTGACGGTGATCCTGGGGAGTAATAGTAAAAATATCCGGATCTAGGTGTTCGTAGGCGTGCCAAGTCCACACAATCTCGCCACCAGGAGTCACTTCGTAAAGTACATCAGCATAGATATCTCCATCTGCTTCTGTTCCCAGTACTCCGCCTTTGATGCGAGGGACTAAAGACTGAGGTATTTTTTCAATAGCCAGTAGAATCGTGTTGCCATTGCGGAGTCGGCGGCCATCGTGATGATGGTCTGGATGCTTATACTCCCAGATAATATTTCCTTGGGGATCTGCTTCTAAAACAACACCACTTTTGAATGCAGGCCACAAAGGAAAACGTAGTGAATCGTCTGGTGGAGTCTTACCGTTATAAAAGAGGTTGCCATTGGGTAAAAGATAACCATATAACCCTGGCGGATATGGTAGATTCCATTGATGTACTACTTCGCCTTCGAGGTTTAGCAGATAGACTTCTCCCTTACCTGTAAGCGGCGCAAAAAGAGTATATCCTTTGAATACTTTGTCAGGATTGTAAGCTCTTAAACCAGTACCCCGACGACGAATAGTATTTTGGTCAACAGATTTTGTTGCAACAGTCATATATCACCTATTAAATATCTTGAATTGGGCATTGGTAATTGGTAATTGGTAATTGGGAATTGGTAATTGGGAATTGGTAATTGGGAATTGGGAATTGGGAATTGGGAATTGGGAATTGGGAATTGGGAATTGGGAATTGGGAATTGGGAATTGGGAATTGGGAATTGGGAATTGGGAATTGGGAATTGGGAATTGGGAATTGGTAATTGGTAATTGGTAATTGGTAATTGGTAATTGGGAATTGGTAATTGGTAATTGGTAATTGGTTATTGGTTATTGTCCCCTTGATCCCCCCATCCCCCTCATCTCCCGGTTGGTGAGTTTCGACTTCGCGGTAGTTGAGCGTAGTCGAACCACGTCCCCCTCATCTCCCCTGCTCCCCTGCTCCCCTGCTCCCCTGCTCCCCTGCTCCCCTGCTCCCCTGCTCCCCCGCTCCCCCGCTCCCCTGCTCCCCTGCTCCCTTTACGGCGCTGGGTTTGGAGATTGACCATGAACAGCATCTAACTCTTCCAAAATGTCTTTATCGAGAACGACATTGACACTTTCTAGATTCTCTTGGAGTTGTTCTAATGTTGTGGCACCGATAATTGTGCTGGTGACAAACCAACGACTCCGCACGAATGCTAAAGCCAGTTGTGCTGAACTTAGTTGATGGCGCTTAGCAATATCAACATAAGCTGCTACTGCTTCACTAACTTTTGGTTTAAGGTAGCGCTGACCAAAACTTTCAAATAAACTGAATCTTGCTTTTTCTGGTTTGCCATTTAGATATTTACCAGTTAATAAACCAAATGCTAAAGGACTATAAGCCAGTAAGCCAATATTTTCGTAATAAACTGCTTCTGCTAAAGCACCATCAAACACACGATTTAGCAAGTTGTAAGCGTTTTGAATAGAAACAACTTTGGGTAATCCTAACTGTTTAGCAGCATTACTAAATTGGGTAACTCCCCAAGGTGTCTCATTACTCAAACCAAGATAGCGAATTTTTCCGGCTTGAATGACATCAGCAAAAGCTTCGAGTTGCTCAACTATCGGTGTTGATGGTTTAACTTGAGTCGGATCAAATACTGTTTGTCCAAAACGTGGCACATAGCGATCTGGCCAATGGATTTGGTACAAGTCAATATAGTCTGTCTGTAGTCTTTTTAGACTATCGTCTACAGCTTGTTTGATATTATCACGGTCAATTGCTTTTGCTCCACCACGCAACCATTGAAAGCCTCGACCAGGCCCCGCTATTTTAGTAGCAACAATCAATTTGTCTCGCTGTTGATGCTTTAACCATTCTCCAATGTATTTTTCAGTTGCACCATAAGTTTCAGCACTGGCTGGTACTGGGTACATCTCAGCCGCATCAATGAAGTTGACCCCTTGGGCAATAGCATAGTCTAGCTGTTGGTGAGCTTCTTCAATGGTATTTTGCCGCCCATAGGTCATGGTACCAAGACAAATTTCTGAAACTTTTAGGTCACTTTCGCCAAGTTGGTTATACTGCATATTCCGATGTTGTGATTCAGTCGAATTTCAGACGTTAATATTCTTTTAGGAAAACATTCTGTTTTTGTAAATTGCTCCTGAAATTATAAATCTGAGGTTACAGGATTAATTTCCTAGGACAAAGATTTGACAGCTTGGGCTAGCTGATAAATTTGCTTAGCAATAGTTTTGGTTTGCTAAGTATTCGTATGCTAAGTATTTTTATATAAAGTTTCTCCAATGCAAATATTTTGTTTCAAAACAACACAAATATAGCAATCATTCAGGATCAAGTTTCCAGCCCAATCATTGATTTACTAATCCCATAGCAAATCAATTTATTGCTTGTTATTGCATAGATAAATCAGAAAAGTAAGCTGGTTTTGAGTAATAACAAATCTCCAAAACTGTAGTTAAAACACTTGCTTTTTTTTGAATTTTGTGTATACTTCCTTTTTACATAAAATACAATAAGTCGATAGACTTGTCGTAGATTATAGCAAAAAATCTTGAAATTCTTCAACCTAAGTTCGGCGTAAGAAAAAGTCTGAAAACTAGTCTAAACTCCAGTTCATCAGCAGCTTCCACTTGCAGGGCTTGAGGAACTCTGATGGTGCGATCGCTAAACAACGAAGCTATAATTCCAGGGAGACGCACAGGTGTCACAGCAGCAGGTGACCACTCTCAATGAATGTATAAATTAGAACTAAGGAAAACTTTAGTTAATTCGTGATTAATATAGACAAAAATATAACCCACATTCCGCACTTAAAGTGTCACACTACGAATTTTCGGCTTTTGGGGTTTTGTCGATGCGCGATCGCAATCCCGATTTGAGATTTTTGTATCAAATACAACGTTAAAGTTAAATTCAGGACTTTAAATTCAGTTAAATTCAGTTAAATTCAGGTATTTAACCTGAAATCGACTTTCTTGTCTGGCGATCGCTGTTAAAAATGCAAGGGCAGTTAAGACATTTAAAAAATATTTAATAAAAATTTTATATTCCGAATCTGTATATTCAACGATGCGATCGCAAGCAAGTCAAGCGATCGCTCTCGAACTTTCCGAAAGCAAAGGAATTCCCTAAAGTTCGGGAATAGCTTCACTTTCTAGTCAGTTCTTAGCCTATTAGTGGGACTTAGACAAAAAATACCTTAAAAATAGCTTCAAATCTATATACACAAAGACTTTGACATCGTTAAGCGTAGTTTGTTGATATATCTGGGTTTGGGCTATTTTTGAGCATTTGGTGTATTTTCCTTACCCTGCATGGGTTTGAGGCTTGTTTTTACCTCAAAAATGTTTAAGTCCCGATAGGCACGGAAGTAGAGGATAGAACGAGTTTTGCCAATTGAAGCGATCGCTACCTCAAAATTGACTTGCTTTTTAAATTCATCTGTGATACTTTTTGCTAGTAGCCTAACTACGGTTTTCCGAGCGGTTTACCGTTGTTTAAGCAACTGATATCACAGCTAAATGGGCGGTTATCACGAGAGTACTGGAGTTTATCTCTAGGCTCTCATCCTTATAAGTTAAGGGGTGTAAAAGTTGTTGAATCAGTTTAAAAAGTTCTTAGTGCGATCGCCACAGCGTTCAACTATAGGCGTCAATACATTACTATTTACCACTTACTGGGTAGCGTTGGCAATCTCTGGCTGCGCTTCGACCAACTTGGCTAATTCTGCAAATACTGCCGCTACAAATGTGAGTAACCAAACTCAAGAGAAAACCGGTTTGATTCGCCTGGGATTTCAAAAGGGAGGTGCGGTGCCAATTGCTCGTCAAAGAGGAGAGTTAGTCAAGAAACTTGCCGCTCAAAATATCAAAGTTGAATGGGCTGGCCCTTTTGACCGTTGTGCTACTTTACTCCAAGCAATTAATGCTAATCAAGCGGATATAGGCGGGTGCGGAGATATACCTGGTTTGTCAGCGATCGCTGCTGGTCAAGAACTTTGTATTGGGGCTGTGCAACGTCCTAGACCTGAATCATTAGCTAGTGCGATCGTTGTTCGTGGCGACTCTTCAATCCGTAAACCAGCTGATCTAGTGGGTAAAAAAGTTGCTGTCAATCAAGCTGGTGCAGGTGAGTACCTGTTATTAAAAGTATTAGAAAAAGAGAAGATTCCTAAAGAGAAAGTTCAGCGTGTCTTCCTTGCCCCAACCGATGCTGCACCCGCTCTTTACCAAGGAACTGTGGATGCTTGGGCTGTTTGGGAACCGTATATATCAGTTGCGGAATTAGAGCATGGTGCTAGGAGAATTACCACAACTCATCCAGCTCCCACCTACAGTGTCATGCTTGTCCGCAATGACGCGGCGGCAAAATCTCCTGAAGCCGTGAAGGCTGCTTTCACAGGTTTAGGTCAAGAGTATGAATGGTTGAATCTCAATAAGGAAAAATCATCTGAATTTCTGGTTAAGGAAATCAAAATCTCTCCAGCTGTGGCTAGGCGGGTAACTGAAAATCAGGGGCCACAGGAACTTGTCATACCTAATGCTGATGATATTGCCAAAATTCAAAAGACAGCTGATTGGATGCTAGAGCAAAAGATTCTGCCGCGTAGGGTAGATGTTGCTGCTGTTGTTTGCCCGACTGCTAAGTAGGCAGGGGAGCAGGGGGGCAGGGGGGCAGGGGAGCAGGGGAGCAGGGGGGATGGACTCACTAATGACTAATGACTAAGGAGGTGCGCTGTGCCGATTGAATTTATTGGAATGATTGGAACGCGACAAGTGTCTGAGTTGGATGGGCCGACGGTCTCTATAACTGGTGGTTCTATAGATCCAGCTTATGTCCGCAAGTTTGCTCAGGCTCATGAGGATGGCGGTTTTGACCGGGTACTCGTTGGTTATGGCTCAACTGGCCCTGATGGCTTAACGGTGGCTGCGTTTGCGGCGGCTGCAACAGAACGGTTGAAGTTTTTAATCGCCCACCGCCCAGGTTTTGTGGCTCCTACTCTCTTCGCTCGTAAGGCAGCAACTCTTGATCATTTTACTAATGGTCGGATTGCGGTACACATTATTACAGGTGGTAGTGATGCCGAACAACAACGCGATGGAGACTGGCTTGACCATGATACCCGCTATCGCCGTACTGACGAATATCTCGATATTGTGCGTCGGGTGTGGACTTCTGCTACTCCCTTCGATTATGATGGCGAGTTCTATCGGTTGAAAAATGCTTACTCGGATGTGAAGCCTCTGCAACAACCCCACATACCAATCTATTTTGGAGGCGCTTCTGGTGCAGCGATACCTGTTGGTGCAAAACATAGTGATGTCTATGCTATGTGGGGGGAACCAATTGCGGCAATTAAGGAACGAATTAGTGAGGTAAAAGCTGCCACTCCTCCAGGACGTTCTCCACGGTTCAGTGTCTCGTTGCGTCCGATTCTGGGTGATACTGAAGAGAAAGCGTGGGAAAGAGCGCACTCTATCCTATCGCGGGTTAAGGAAATCCGGGCTACTAAAACAGAAAACCAGCTGCCAACAACTCCTTACTTGAATTCGGCACGTCCGCAAGCAGTGGGTTCTCACCGCTTGCTACAGTTTGCCCAAGAAAGCGAAATCTACGATAAGCGGTTGTGGACGCCAATTGCTGCTGCTACTGGTGCTTATGGCAATACTACTGCTTTGGTTGGAACTCCAGAAAAAGTAGCAGAATCTTTGGTAGATTACTACGAGGCGGGGGTAACAACTCTGCTGATTCGAGGATTCGACCCTTTGGGGGATGCGATCGCCTACGGTCGTGATGTAATTCCCTTAGTACGAGCAGAAGTGCAACGGCGAGAGCGACAAACAACTGTTGTGGCTTAATCAATCTATTTTAAGGAGTCTCATGCATGACAAGGGTGATGATTTTTGATGTTAACCAACAACCCTTATACCCAGTACGCATCAGCCATGCCAGGATCTTATTATCACAGGGTAAAGCTGCGGTATTCCAGCGATATCCCTTTACGATTATTCTCAAGGAAGCTCTCTCACATCCTATGTTCGAGCAACTAGGCTTTAAAATTGCTCATAGTGGTGTTGTGACTACGGGCAAGAAAACTAAAACTAATTTTATTCACTTCCCCCAGCGAGGAAGAGCAAGATAGATGACACACACCATCCTGGAACCACTACCGGAAGACCAATGGTTTATTGATAGTACTGAACTGCGTTCTTTTGTGGCGACGGTGCGTGAAATTAGCGCCAACACTACGGAAAACCGCACGCAAACTCTAGTTAGGCTGGAACCCTATTTTCAAGAGTTGCTGCAACAGCAGGAATGGTTAAGCGAAAAATTCATTCAAGTCAATCCGGAAAGTAGGATGGGTGGTGGTATAGGTCAATGGCTGCTTTATCGGGCACTAGACCGTTCTTTAACAGTGTTTAGCTTGGTAATTCCTCCGGGTTCAACAACTCCTGTACATGACCATCTGGCTTGGGGTTTGATTGGTTTATACAAAGGCAACCAGCAAGAGACTGTCTATCGCCGTGTAGATAGCGGTGATGCAGAAGGACATGCAGAATTAGAAGTAGTTGAAGAGCGATCGCTGCAACCAGGTGATATCTACCGCCTGTTACCTCCAGATGGAGATATTCACGCTGTCAAAACTACATCCCAAACGCCATCTGTATCCATCCATGTGTTGGGTAATGATACCGGCTGTATCTGGCGTCACCAGTTCAGCCCTGAATCACACAGCGTCAAATCGTTTCGTTCTGGATATTCCAATGCTCCTTGCAAAGAGGAGGAAGAAAAAGAATATGCCTAAATACAATAGACCCCAACCTCCTGTATTTGACCGAGTTGAAGACGAACGCCTACAACGCAAGCAACGCCTAGCTGCGGCCTTTCGTTTGTTTGGCAAGTTTGGGTTTAGCGAAGGTACAGCAGGACATATTACAGCTCGCGATCCTGAGTTTACAGACCATTTCTGGGTAAATCCATTAGGAATGTACTTTGGTCATATTCGTGTCTCTGACTTAATATTAGTTAACAGTGAAGGCGATGTAGTTAAAGGTGATGCTGCTGTGAATCGCGCTGCCTTCGCTATCCATTCCCAACTTCACGAAGCTAGACCTGATATCATAGCTGCGGCACATGCTCACTCAGTATACGGTAAAGCTTGGTCTAGCTTAGGTCGCCTGCTTGACCCGCTAACTCAGGATTCCTGTTCTTTCTATGAAGATCATGCGTTATTTGATGATTATACAGGTGTTGTTTTAGATACCTCTGAAGGCAAGCGGCTAGCGGAAAACTTGGGCAATAAAAAGGCAATCATCCTGAAAAATCATGGCATTCTCACCGTGGGACACACAGTGGATGAAGCTGCCTGGTGGTACATTACTTTAGAGCGATCGTGCCAAGCCCAACTTTTGGCTGAAGCTGCGGGTAGACCCCATATCATCAAACACGAAACAGCACGTCTAGCACAAACTCAAGTGGGATCTCATGTAAGTGGGTGGTTCAGCTTTCAGCCACTCTACGACAGAATTGTACGTGAAGAACCTGATTTGCTTGATTAAGGGACTGGGGACTGGGGACTGGGGACTGGGGACTGGGGACTGGGGACTGGGGACTGGGGACTGGGGACTGGGGACTGGGGACTGGGGACTGGGGACACTTCGGCAAGCTCAGTGCATCGCTGGGGACTAGTATTTTTACTCAGCGCTTTCAAGGCAGGATGCAGAAGAGATACTGCTTGGAACTTATTTGTTACCGGATAGTTATTCTTCATGCTGCACAGGTCAGGTTAAAAGGAAAAAAGAATTTTTTGGCTTTTCTATTCCTAGTATTTAAGTGTATACTACGGTAAACCTATAAGTTTATAGCCTTTTAAGCAGTTAAAAAAATTATCCCTAATGATCAGCTTATTTTTTCGCCGCTTAATCTCGAAGTGGATATTTTTGATCAAGTCTACGAATATCCAATTGAGAAACAGACAGAAATTCTTCTTATCTATACCAATTACAGGGGCTTTTATTACAGGTCTTTGTCTAAGCTTGCTATTCGCAGCTTGTTCACCAACACCAACAGTTAACTCCTCTAGTTCAAATACTCAGTCAGTTAGTAATTCTGCTCCTACTAAAGCAAATGTATTACGATTTGGGTATCAAAAATCGAATATTCTGATCAAAGCTAAGGGTGTATTAGAAAAGCGTTTGTCACCAGAAGGAGTATCTGTAAATTGGATTGAATTTCCTGCTGGGCCGCAACTACTAGAAGCAATGAATGTAGGTAGTATTGACGTTGGACATGTAGGAGAATCACCACCAATATTTGCCCAAGCAGCAGGAGCATCACTAACTTACATTGCAGGAATTGCTGCTAGTCCTGCTGGTTCAGCGATTCTTGTACCTGAAAATTCTCCAATTCAACAATTAACTGACCTCAAAGGCAAAAAAATTGCTTTTCAAAAAGGTTCTAGCGCTCATTTATTGTTAGTCCAAGCATTAAAAAAAGCTGGATTGAAATATACTGAAATCCAACCTATCTATTTACCTCCTGCGGATGCCCGTGCTGCGTTTGTCAAAGGCAGTGTTGATGCTTGGGTAATTTGGGATCCATTTTATGCCGCAGCACAAGAAGCAACAAAAGCCAGAGTTCTTATTGATGGTACAGGAATTAATAAACAGGGTGGTTATTATTTAGCCACCCGCAAATTTGTGACTGAAAATCCGCCAATTGTGAAGGCAGTTCTAGAGGAAATCCAAAAGCTGGAAGAATGGTCTAAACAGCATCGACAAGAAGTAGCCCAAACTCTATCACCTGTATTAGGAATTGATATAGAAACAATGAAAAAGGCAACTAATAGACGGACTTTTGGTATTGTGCCAATTGACGATAACCTGATAAATTTACAACAAGAGGTAGCCGATACATATTATCAATTGAAATTGATTCCCAAACAGGTTAATGTTAAAGAAGCAGTGCTGACAAAAGAACAATACGCTGCATTTTCACCCAAGATTTAAAGTGAATTTGATGGGTGATGGGTGATGGCGGTCTACTGGAATCTGGTATTTACTTGGGGTAGCAGATATTGAATTGTTTTCCGGCTCTTTGACTTTATCCTTGATACTTCACACTTACTATGACTCATCCTACAGAACTACTGCGATCGCGCTATGGTGAAATTCCCTTCAATTCGGAAATTGCATGGAATGAATCTTTAACAACATTGCTGTCTCACCGTTCCATCCGTGCTTATCTATCTGACCCTTTACCACCAGGAACGCTGGAATTGCTAGTTGCTGCGGCTCAATCTGCATCTACTTCTTCAAATCTGCAAACATGGAGTGTGGTGGCGGTAGAAGATCCACTACGAAAAGAGGATTTATCAAAGCTAGCAGGAATCCCCAGAGGTGTAATTGTTGTAGTGCTGTAATACGGGGAGCGATCGCCCATTCATCAGCTTGTTGTGGGTATGCTTGTATTGCCCAGTAATTATAGTTAAGCAAATGAGCTTACCACCAATTGTAGAAGACCCTAAAAACTATCTACGACAAATGATGACTAGTTTTAGTGAGCGCACATGGTCAGCAGGATGGTATTCTGGTCTGGAATTCATTCTCTGGCGTCAAGTCAGAGAATGTTCAGAGGATTTAACAATAAGAGAACTAGCTGATTTCAACTTTTGCGCTGGACTAGCCGGCGGTTGGTGGATGTGGGATAAATTTCAAAAAACAGAAGTTTTTGTGCCCATAGAAAAATGGCTAGAAGCATTTACACAGCAAGAAAATAATTAAACTTCTGTTGGTGGCTCCTCTTCAGGACTGTTCTGCTAGAGGTGAATCCCCTTATTCCCGGTCAGTTTTAGCTTGTATGAAATAAGCTTGAATTCTGAGCAGTTCCTTATCAGTGGTATTAAAGCGCTCGTCAATGTCGTCGAAGCCATGAGTGATAGCCTCTGACATTTGCTTTAAATTGTTTTTGAGATGCTCAAAATCTCGTTGGGCTGCATACTCTTTTTTAGCAACTTCAGCTGCGTTCTGGGTAGCTATATGTTTATCGTAGCGAATCTTATTGATCCACCAGACAATCCAGCCAGAAGATGCAGAAACCGAAGCCAATAAAAAACCTGCCATATTAGCATCGAATTTCATTGTTATTAATGTCAGCTTTTATGTGATTACTCAGAATCATCAATGATTCTATTAATAGATATTAAAGTCTTGCCTAAAAACTGAGAAGGGAAAAACTCTAATTGAAACCGACCCTGTTGTATAAAGTGAATTTGATAATTCTTAGCCAAATTAATCACTTGAGAACTGGCAACCAGCCTATCTGGATAATCAATCAAAACCTGGTCTAGCTTCCCGGCAGAAGTATAATTCTTAGCTAGTTTTGACTTAGGGTCAATGGTAATAATCAAACTGGCATCATTATCAAATAAGTAAGGAATGATTACAGAATTAACTTTTTTCAAGTCCCATCTATACTCATTCCTAAATACTAACTGAGTGTTAATCATTTACTTAGTAGTTCTTTTTGTTGTCTTTTTGGGGTTAGTCGTTCGAGATGTAGAACTACCTTTCTTAGGACGAGTGGGATTAGTAGAAGTTTTAGGTAAACTAACACTAGTAATAGTTCCACCTCGATACTTCTTACCTTTGAGAGTATTTTTAATCAGCAAGCTGGCTAATTTTTTCGGATCTGCAAACAACAAGTATGATTTGTGATTTGATGATTTTTTACCAGCTTTGCTGCTACCACCGCTTCCATTTTTGACATTGATGTAGACTCTAGCAG
Above is a window of Nostoc sp. UHCC 0702 DNA encoding:
- a CDS encoding aryl-sulfate sulfotransferase, whose amino-acid sequence is MTVATKSVDQNTIRRRGTGLRAYNPDKVFKGYTLFAPLTGKGEVYLLNLEGEVVHQWNLPYPPGLYGYLLPNGNLFYNGKTPPDDSLRFPLWPAFKSGVVLEADPQGNIIWEYKHPDHHHDGRRLRNGNTILLAIEKIPQSLVPRIKGGVLGTEADGDIYADVLYEVTPGGEIVWTWHAYEHLDPDIFTITPQDHRHEWTHGNTVGELADGNIIVSFRNISTVAIVDRQTGKIIWTLGDDVLAQQHFPNELPNGNILIFDNGAHRRHTALNFSRVIEVNRETKEIVWEYTDSPPHNFFSSYISGAQRLANGNTLITEGAFGRIFEVTFEGEIVWEYINPHFALRNVPGENSLVTRGEQNSVFRAFRYAPEEVPWL
- a CDS encoding NADP(H)-dependent aldo-keto reductase, translated to MQYNQLGESDLKVSEICLGTMTYGRQNTIEEAHQQLDYAIAQGVNFIDAAEMYPVPASAETYGATEKYIGEWLKHQQRDKLIVATKIAGPGRGFQWLRGGAKAIDRDNIKQAVDDSLKRLQTDYIDLYQIHWPDRYVPRFGQTVFDPTQVKPSTPIVEQLEAFADVIQAGKIRYLGLSNETPWGVTQFSNAAKQLGLPKVVSIQNAYNLLNRVFDGALAEAVYYENIGLLAYSPLAFGLLTGKYLNGKPEKARFSLFESFGQRYLKPKVSEAVAAYVDIAKRHQLSSAQLALAFVRSRWFVTSTIIGATTLEQLQENLESVNVVLDKDILEELDAVHGQSPNPAP
- a CDS encoding aliphatic sulfonate ABC transporter substrate-binding protein; protein product: MGVNTLLFTTYWVALAISGCASTNLANSANTAATNVSNQTQEKTGLIRLGFQKGGAVPIARQRGELVKKLAAQNIKVEWAGPFDRCATLLQAINANQADIGGCGDIPGLSAIAAGQELCIGAVQRPRPESLASAIVVRGDSSIRKPADLVGKKVAVNQAGAGEYLLLKVLEKEKIPKEKVQRVFLAPTDAAPALYQGTVDAWAVWEPYISVAELEHGARRITTTHPAPTYSVMLVRNDAAAKSPEAVKAAFTGLGQEYEWLNLNKEKSSEFLVKEIKISPAVARRVTENQGPQELVIPNADDIAKIQKTADWMLEQKILPRRVDVAAVVCPTAK
- a CDS encoding LLM class flavin-dependent oxidoreductase, which codes for MPIEFIGMIGTRQVSELDGPTVSITGGSIDPAYVRKFAQAHEDGGFDRVLVGYGSTGPDGLTVAAFAAAATERLKFLIAHRPGFVAPTLFARKAATLDHFTNGRIAVHIITGGSDAEQQRDGDWLDHDTRYRRTDEYLDIVRRVWTSATPFDYDGEFYRLKNAYSDVKPLQQPHIPIYFGGASGAAIPVGAKHSDVYAMWGEPIAAIKERISEVKAATPPGRSPRFSVSLRPILGDTEEKAWERAHSILSRVKEIRATKTENQLPTTPYLNSARPQAVGSHRLLQFAQESEIYDKRLWTPIAAATGAYGNTTALVGTPEKVAESLVDYYEAGVTTLLIRGFDPLGDAIAYGRDVIPLVRAEVQRRERQTTVVA
- a CDS encoding RRXRR domain-containing protein, encoding MTRVMIFDVNQQPLYPVRISHARILLSQGKAAVFQRYPFTIILKEALSHPMFEQLGFKIAHSGVVTTGKKTKTNFIHFPQRGRAR
- a CDS encoding cysteine dioxygenase family protein is translated as MTHTILEPLPEDQWFIDSTELRSFVATVREISANTTENRTQTLVRLEPYFQELLQQQEWLSEKFIQVNPESRMGGGIGQWLLYRALDRSLTVFSLVIPPGSTTPVHDHLAWGLIGLYKGNQQETVYRRVDSGDAEGHAELEVVEERSLQPGDIYRLLPPDGDIHAVKTTSQTPSVSIHVLGNDTGCIWRHQFSPESHSVKSFRSGYSNAPCKEEEEKEYA
- a CDS encoding class II aldolase/adducin family protein, with protein sequence MPKYNRPQPPVFDRVEDERLQRKQRLAAAFRLFGKFGFSEGTAGHITARDPEFTDHFWVNPLGMYFGHIRVSDLILVNSEGDVVKGDAAVNRAAFAIHSQLHEARPDIIAAAHAHSVYGKAWSSLGRLLDPLTQDSCSFYEDHALFDDYTGVVLDTSEGKRLAENLGNKKAIILKNHGILTVGHTVDEAAWWYITLERSCQAQLLAEAAGRPHIIKHETARLAQTQVGSHVSGWFSFQPLYDRIVREEPDLLD
- a CDS encoding sulfonate ABC transporter substrate-binding protein → MISLFFRRLISKWIFLIKSTNIQLRNRQKFFLSIPITGAFITGLCLSLLFAACSPTPTVNSSSSNTQSVSNSAPTKANVLRFGYQKSNILIKAKGVLEKRLSPEGVSVNWIEFPAGPQLLEAMNVGSIDVGHVGESPPIFAQAAGASLTYIAGIAASPAGSAILVPENSPIQQLTDLKGKKIAFQKGSSAHLLLVQALKKAGLKYTEIQPIYLPPADARAAFVKGSVDAWVIWDPFYAAAQEATKARVLIDGTGINKQGGYYLATRKFVTENPPIVKAVLEEIQKLEEWSKQHRQEVAQTLSPVLGIDIETMKKATNRRTFGIVPIDDNLINLQQEVADTYYQLKLIPKQVNVKEAVLTKEQYAAFSPKI